A window of Neorhizobium galegae bv. orientalis str. HAMBI 540 genomic DNA:
AGCAATGCCGGATTGGGATTGCTCTTCGCGGCAAAGCTCAGCGCAAAACGCCCCTCGAAGGCTTGCCTCAGGAGCGCTGCCCGGCTCTCGATTGCCGATGCGAGATAGACATAGGAGGGGGTCCCGAATGATGCCGCCGCACTCAGCAGCCAGACATCGAGCGCCGAAGAGTGGTTCATCAGGCGCTGGCTTCGGCAAAACGGATGATCCGGGACGGCGTATCGAAGTTCTCGAGCGTGACGTCCTCGGCGCGGATGGCAAGGCCCGTCGTCTGCTCGACAAATGCCAGCAGGTTCACCATCGAGACGGAATCGAGAAGCCCCGAGGAGAACAGTTCGCTCTCGCTGTCTGCATGGGCGATATTCAGGGATTCCCGCAGGTAACCAATCAATTTTCCATGGGTAAGGCTCATTGCAAGTTCTCCCTCGTTTCGGTCACTTTGACTGGGACTGCCGGCGGGGGCGCACTGAGGACAATTTCCCCGCCTTGCATGCACTCGCGAGAAAGGCGCACCACATCCGGTCGCGCCAGTTTGCCGCTCGACGTCCGGGGCATTCCTTCTGCCCAGACATGGAACTGGCGCGGCACCATATAGGACGGCATCGCGCGCCGGCAGTAACGCAGCAAGGCTTCCTCGTCGAACTCGCCGATCGGCGTTATCGCCACATGCACGGTTTGCCCCAGTTCCTCGTCGTCAACACCGAAGGCGACTGCTTCCGCCACCACGCCGCTGCGGCAGACGAGATCCTCGATCTCATCCGGACTGACCCGGAAACCGCTGGTCTTGATCATCGCGTCGTTGCGGCCGATGAACCAGAGGTCGCCATCGGCATCGATCCTGACGATATCGCCGCTATAGACGACCGGTTCGTCGCCGATCAAATGCCAGAGCTCCGGACACGGCCTGATCTTCTGCTCCGTTATCTCAGGCTTGCCCCAATATCCAAGGCTCACAAGCGGGCCGCGGTGAACGAGTTCGCCCTGCTCGCCGGGATAGGCGATGCCTTCGCCATGCTTGATGACATAGACCTCGGCGCCGGGGATCGCCTGGCCGATCGCGCCCATCTTGCGGGTAAACTTCTGCGGCGAGAGATAGGTGGAGCGGAAGGCCTCGGTCAGTCCGTACATCAGGTAGATATCCGCATCCGGGAAAACTCGTGGTATCTGCTCCAGGATGTTGAGCGAAATCTTGCCACCGGAATTGGTGATCCGCCTGAGCGCTGGAAATTCCACGGGGTTGTCTTTCAGCAGTCGCACGATCTGGCTCCAGAGCGGCGGCACGGCGGCGACGCCTGTCACCCGATGCCGCTGCATCGCCAGCACGATTTCGGTGGCCATCGGCACCGCCTGATGCACGACTGTACCGCCCATCAGCATCATCGTCGTCAGCTGGTTCAAGCCATAGTCGAAGCTGTAGGGCAGGACGCTCAGCAGCCGGTCGTCCTCCCTGAGGCCCAGATAGCGCGACACGGACCGGGCGCCGGCAACGATGTTGCGATGGGTCAGCATCACGCCCTTCGGCATGCCCGTCGAACCGGATGTGTAGATGATCATTGCAAGTTCTGTATCGAGGCGCGCGATCTCGTCGCCGGAAAAGTCTTCCGGAAGGTGATCCCAGACATCGAATATGGTGTCGGCCGGCAATTTGCCTTTGACCAGGACATTGTCGACCGTGTCGGGTAGCTTACGCGCGCCAAGGGCCTCCGCGACCCTTGCCTCGACGATCAGCAGGCGTGCGCCGCAGTCGTTGGCGACATATTCGAGCTGCTCGACCGTCCATTGCGTGTTGACGTTGACGATCACTCCACCGACCTTGGCGATGGCGAACATGGCGGTGACCTCCGCGATGCTCTTGCGCAGGTGCACGATCACCCGGTCGCCCGGCCGGATATTGCGGCTCTGAAGATAGCCCGCCAGCCGATCCACCTCGGCCGCCACAGCAGCATAGCTCGCTGCGCGATGACCGTCGATGATCGCCGGCTTGCCCGGCCTTGCATCGAGGTTGTCAGCCAGAAGCTGATAGAAGTTGGTGGTCAACGCGTTCATGGCAAACTCCTCCAGCGGTGAGTGGATCAAGGGCCGGCATCAGTCTTGGTGTGCTCGCTCAAAAACGGGCCGAGGCGGGGATAGATCCTGGCCGGTGAGCCGACGACGATCGAATCCGAGGGCACATCGGTGGAGACGGCCGTATTTGCTCCTATCCGCACCCGATCGCCGATCCGGATGTCGCCAAGAATGGTGGAGTTTACGCCGATAAAAACGTCATCGCCGATCTTCGGCGCGCCGGCGCTCATGTTCGTGCCGATCGTGACATTGTGCATGATGCCGCATCGTTTTCCGATCACGACCGCCGGGTGGATCGAGATCGACCCCTCGACGTGGATGATATGAAAACCCTCGCCAAGCGTCACCTCGGCCGGAATCCACACGCGCGTCAGCGTTGAAACGACCATGTTGATTGCGCCGTAGATCTTCTGGAAGAACCGCCTGGCCATGTAGCTTCGGCGGCTGCCCGCCCATCGACCGAAGCGATAGACCAACAGCGCGATAAAGGCGGCATTGAGGACCGTGCCGCCATGACGCTCATAGTCCTTGCGCACCAGTTGGCCGAACGGAACGGGAGGCGCCTGCAGAGATGCCACACTATTGTGGTCCTGCATCGCGACGGATTGAGGGTGGAGAAAACGAAGCCGTGAAGTCATGCGAGCACCATCTCCAATGTACGGTCGATATCACTCCACTCCACGCGAAAGTTTTCGCAGGTTCCCTCGCCGACGACGAAGGCATAGCCTTGTCCCTGACGATCGGTGATGACCTTGAGGGCCGAAACCACTCGATCTGCCGGCTGGATGACGAAGAGAGTCGAATCCGGCGGCATGACCATCAGTCCGTGAACCAGATGGCTGCCTTCGACGCCGGCGACGACCCGCGCTCCGGCACAGGCGTGGATAATGTCGTCAACCGACGAAGCCACCGGGTCGATGATCCGGAATCCGTATTTCGACACGAACTGCTCGGCGATCTCGCTCTCGTTCGACAACAGGCGGCTGTCTCCCCTTTTCCCTCGCAGGATGAAGACGCCGGGATGAACGGAGAAAGGCGGCGCTGATGCCAGAAGCTTTTCACGCACCTGATCGGCGCGTTTCTTCTTGCCCTCATTCTGTCCTTTGTCCCTGAAGAGGATGACCTCGTCGAAATGGACGTCGTCGACATAGATCGCCTTGAGGTCGAGTTTTTGCGTGTATTGCGGCTCGTGATCCCATCTGGTCGGCCGCGTGGTTACCGGCGTCTGGTATTCGTCCGCCAAGGGGTAGGTCAGGCAGTCATCCGAAAGCCAGTTGCCGAACCAGCGGTTGCCGACCCAGCTCTCGAACAATGCACCGCTGGTCGACCGCTTGGGGGGCACGTAGACTGGCAGCCGACGGCTGCGCGGTCTGAGGCTCCTCGATGATTTTTGCCCATAGAGTACGCCGTCGATCAGGTCGATATCCTTGAGCCGGTAACCGACCGTTGCCTCCTGGGTGGTTTCGTAATTTCCCCTGAAACCCTTCAGGACCTCGGCGACGGTACCGAATTGGGCGCCTTTGATACGGTCGAGGTGATGCGGAAGAAACTTCGCCGGGCGGATGAAACGCCGGGTTTGCGGAGCGATCGTCCAGCGGTCGCCTGCAACCGCCTCGATATCCGGAAAAGGCATCCGGACGGCCTTTCTCAAAGAATGCACGATCGGCAGAAAAGATATCAATCAACCATCCCCGCAAGTCTGCAATCGGCGCTTCGAACGCGGAGGCCCCGTGCCTCCAAACTACCGCCCTGAACAGGATAATCGCATAGCGGCCAATGGTTTCGCCGTAATCTTTGGGTTATCGGCCTACTCATTTCGAAGTATCAGATCGCCGTGTTTTTCCTCGTGCTCCAGCAGCGAAGCTATCGCCTGGGCGCTGATGCGGTGATGAAACTTCGCGGCGATCTTGGCCCGCGAAGCCTGCCTCAACCGGCGGGAGAGATCATCGTTCAGCAATACTCTTTCAATGGCGATCGCCATCTCCTCCGGACGCTGCGCTTGTACCAGCATGGCATCCACGCCATGGTCGACGAGCTCGCTATTTCCACCGACATCGGTGACGATCACCGGCATCTCCATCGCCATCGCCTCCATGATGGCGACCGAAATCCCTTCGTTCAGACTGGCGAGTACGAAGATATGTGCGTCCTCCAGCCCTTGTCGCACCCGGGTTTCGGAGACCGCTCCCAGAAGTTCGACACAGCCGGTGAGCTTCTTTTCCGCAATCAGGGCTTCCAATGTCCTGCGATAGCCGCTGCCGCCCTGCTCGTCTTCGCCGGCAATCTGCAGGCGGACGTCGATGTCACGCCTTCGCAGGATTTCGACGGTTTGAAGCAGAAGGTCATGTCCCTTCACCGGATTGAGCCTGCCGCAGGTAAAGATCCGGCACGGTTCCCCAGGTTTCCAAGGGTTGTAGGGACGGCTCCTGCGAATCTGCTCCAGATCCACCCCCATCGGCGCAATCGCGATCCGGGACGGTTTCGAGCCGTTTAGCTTGACATCGATATCGTTGAACAACCGCTTGGAGATTACCGTCGCAAAGGCGGCATTCTTCCATTTCTGCCGCTGGTTGGGACCGTAACCCTCAAGCGTCGGACCATGAAGCGTCAGGCTGTAGGGTATCCCTGACAACAGCGAGGCCATCGCCGCGACGTTCGCCGCGTCGGCGCAGGAATGGACATGAATATGGGACCAGTTTCCGCGACGGGCGAGCCGCACAAGCTTGCCGGCAACCAATAGGATGGCGAGCATGCGCAGTCGACCGACTGGAGATTTGATTTCCGCACCGAAAACGGCGGCAAGACTCCGGCCGACCCGACGCGGACCGGCGCGAACAATTTCCGCCATCGCGACAAGCGCTCCGCCGAAGCCGAGCGGCAGAAGGTAGTCGGTCCCCCTGCGAGCTTCGTCGGCCCAGGCATGTGACGCGATCGCCTTCGGAGGAGGCGCCGTGGAAACGAATTGAGCCTCTATACCGAGCTCGGACAAGGCCTCGTGTTCACGCCACAGGAATATATGGGTCTGACCCGGAAATTCCGGTATGAAGAAACCTATCCTGCGACCCATCATCCCTCCTTGTTCCGATGCTCCCGCGACACGCGACCTTGTCGGCTGCGGCACTCGCATGACGGACCACGCGCGGCCGGTAACCGCAGGCACTAATCGGTTGAATGCAGAAGGATCATGGTCAGGGCCAGGTCGCCATTTCACAAGCTTTCTTGGCGGTGGATGTCCTTATCCTAAAGGGGACGGATTGCTTGGCACTCATCCGTTCGGGTTAGGAACAGGGATCGGACACGTACCTCTTTGTGCCTTGTTTGCAGGTGCCCGACGCGGCCGTAGTATAAACCGTCTTATCCCAGTTGGATGGGAAGGGGTTACCAATCACCGGGGGTCTACAGATGCGTGGGATAACGAGTCTCGCGGGGCTTTTGCTCTGCCTGACATTTGGGGACGTTGCCGCCCAGACAGCCTATCGCCTACAGCCCGGCGATACGTTGCAGGTATGGATTGCCCAGGAGCCTGAGCTCACCCGCGAGGTCGTCATTGCTCCGGACGGATGGCTGTCATTCCCGCTTGCAGGCCATATTCAGAGCGCCGGGCTTTCCCTTTCGGAACTGGAGGCGCAACTTCTCGATCGGCTGAAAACCTATTTCAACGACAAACCCAATCTGACGATCATGCTGCGGCCCAACACCCAGAACCCGCAGCTGATCTACGTTCTTGGCGAGGTCGCCACACCCGGCGCATACCCGTATCGGGCGAACATGACTGTCCTTCACGGCCTCAGCGTTGCCGGCGGCGTTTACCGCACGGCTTTGCTGGCGGCCGATCAGGACCGGTCCGTGATTGTACGTCGCGACGTCGAACACTCCCAAAAACGTCTGCAGGAACTGAAGGCCCGCATCGTCCGCCTCGAGGCGGAACTGCGGGGCGAAAAATCCATCGGCACGACCGAAGCGCTTGCTGCCGATCCGGCCCTTGCCCAGGAACAATCGCTGTTGAACGCCCGCATGGAAGCGCTTTCCATGGAGGAAAAAGCCCAGGCACAAGCGAACCAGCTCACGGAGCGAAACAGTCTCGCGATGCAGGAGCAGGTCGACACCATGACGAAACGGATCGACCTGGCCAAACGCCGCCTCCAGAGCATCTCCGGGCTCGTCGCCAAAGGCGTGACCGAAGGCTCGCAGCAGATGGTCCAGGAAGGCACGATCGCCGAACTCGAGGGACAGATCAGCCGACTGACATCTGAAATTGCAGTCGCCGAGCGCACCAAGATGGCGGAGCTCGCCCGTTATGATAGCGCTCGACAGGCACAGCGGACCCAATTGCTGGTCGAACTCAATGCAGCCCAGCGCGAACAGGAAGAAACCGCAGCGCGGCTGGCCGACAGCACGCGGATCATGACCATTTATGGGGAGAGTGCTGCCTCAAGCCAGCAAAGGGAGCGGCGGCAGCTCGGCTATCATGTCGTGCGGACCACGAACGGCGAAACCCGCGAGTTCGTCGCAACCGAGATGACCCCGATCCTGCCGGGCGACCTGTTGCGGGTCGTCTACACCGATCCGACAAAGACCGGGGATGCGGGGGCTGGTCAGCCGGTTGCTCGAGCCGAACCGCGTTCGTCCGAAGTAACGAGGGCAGCTCGATGACGGGGACTTCGTGATGACCAATGTATCTCGTACGCGAAGCAATGAGGCGACAGCATGATCAACGAGTTAGGACGCAATATTCTCTATTATATCGAAATCGCCCTCGCCAAACCCTTCTACGCCATCGTACCAGGACTGATTGCCATTCTGGTTGGCGCCTATTTCATCTACACGATGCCACGGAGCTATTATTCCGAGGCGCTGCTGCTGATGGAATTTCAGCAGATACCAACGACGCTCGTATCGCCGACCGTATCGAACGATCGCCTGCAATTCATCGAGCAACGGGTATTGTCGCGCAATAACCTGCTGGCACTGGCCGAAAAATACCGTCTCTTTCCAAATATGCCGGATACCTTGGCCAAGAACAATTTTGCTGCCTTGATACGCAACCAGATCACTCTGCTGATATCGGTGACCGAAGGTGCCGACCGCGTCGCAAGCAACGCCTCGGTCAGAATTGGCTTCAAATATGGCGATCCCGTCATTTCCGCGAATGTAGTGTCGGATCTCATCTCGCAAATCATCGAGGAAAACCGGCGCATCCGCATGTCACGCGCTTCGGAGGCGACAAAATTCCTGACGCAGGAGGCCAATAGCGTCACCCAGCGGTTCCGCGAGAGGGAAGGCGTCTGGACCAAATATCTCGAAGAAAACAAGGAATCCCATCCCACGCGAATCCCAACCTTGCTGATTGAGCTTCAGGCAAAGGAAGTGGAACTCGCGGCGCTGGACCGGGCCGCCGTTGCGCTGAACGAAGAGATAGGAATCTACGAAGCCCAGCTGCGCATGGGTGTCGGACAGACGACCGAAAGTACGCGCTTTCATGCACAGCTTGTTGAGCTTGAGCGTGATTTCGCAGTCAAGTCGGTCATTTATTCGGACACGCATCCCCAGATTCGCGCCATGAAGCAGCGTCTCGATGAGATGCGGGCTCAGGTTGCACCGGCACCGCGCGACACATCGGGGAATATGCCGACGCCTGAAGAGATCAAGACGCTTTCGCCCGAGCTCATGCTGATCGCGGAACGTATCGCGATGGCAAAGCCGCGCCAGCAACAGAATATCGCGCAAAGGAGCGCCCTTACGGAACGCATCGCCAGGCTGCGGGAGCTTGTCTCTCACGCTCCCGAAGTTGGGGCACAGATCGCGGCGAATGAAGCCGAGAAGGTGTCGTTGCAGCGAAACATGGACGAGATGCAGACCAAACTCGATGCGGCACGCCTTGGCGAGCGACTGGAGGTAGGCGATGCCGCCCAGCAGATCGAGGTGGTCGAGGAGCCGGAAATTTCCAAAGCCGCTACGGGACCACGGCGGCTCCAACTGGTCGCCGGAGCCTGTGCCGCGGCGGCCATGGCGGCGGCAGCGGGCATCTACGGCGCGCATCTATTTGACCGGACCATTCGCGGCACGTTCGATCTCGGCCACGCTCTGGCCGGAGAAACGCTGGTGGTCATTCCACGATGGAAGCCGAAGCGGCGCATTGCCAGGGCATTCCGGAATTCCGCTTTTACGAACCCAAGTCCGCTTGCGGGAGGGTGACGTCATTCGACTACGGCCGAACCGCCTTTAGTTGAAAATGGTATCGATGGGACAAGGCACGAATTTCATGGAAATCATCAAGAATATTTCATCTCGGGGCAGAATGGCGGAGAGACTGGATGGTACCGGTCTTGCCGAGCTGAATACCAATTACCTCAACGGCTCGGTCATCCACTCCCATGAGGAATGTCCGCCGCTGCCGGGCATCTCTCCAGTCTCCCCCACCTTTCTGTATTCCAATCGCATCATCGCCTTCGACAGCGACAGTCCGATGGCACACTCCTACGACGTCCTGCGAAACCAGTTGCTCAACGCACACAAGGACCGGGACACGCGGGTGATTTCGGTGACCGCCCCGACGATCGGATGCGGCACCACCGTAACCGCCATCAATCTGGCCCTCAGTTTCGCCCGCGTACCCGGCGCTAATGTCTTGCTCGTCGATGCGAACTCCCGGGATCCCGCAATAGGCAATATACTCGGGCTGTCGCCTCGTCCGGTATCGGACGATCCGGTTCACGGTTGGCTGACGACGGTGGATATTCGAAGCGTCCGTTGTCATCTGCTGCGCGCGGCCTGGGGGCCGGGCAAAATTCCGCTGCCGGCAGACCTGGCGCGGATGACGGGGCAGGTCGACTTGGCGCGACAGATGCTGAAACCGACGATCGTTCTATTCGATCTGCCGCCGATGTTGAGTTCGGACGAGGTGATCCCGTTTGTCGAGATGTCGGACACCGCCCTGATCGTACTCGCGATCGGTAAGTCAAAGCTTTCTGAACTGGAGATCTGCCGGAGCTATCTTGGCCCCGAGAAAAGCATGCAGGTGGTCCTGAACAAAACGAAGAGGCACGGCCTTTGATGGATGTCGAACTTAACCGGCAAGACAACGCCCCTTCTCTGAAACTGGTCGTCGTCATCGTCAACTATCGGACCGCCGATCTCGCCATCGATTGTCTTGCATCCTTGAGCGTTCCCGGCACGGTACCGGACGGAACGCGGATCGTAGCCGTCGAGGGGGGATCCGGCGATCGCTCGGCCGATCTCATTGCAGCAGCCATAAAGAAGAACGGCTGGACGAATGCCGTATGCCTTCCGCTGGAGGTGAACGGCGGCTTTGCCTACGGCAACAACCGAGGCATCGAATATGCGATGGCGAACTTCGGTCGACCGGACTATGTTCTGCTCCTCAATCCCGATACCATTGCCCGCCCCGGCAGCGTTACGCGCCTGGTCGAATTCATGGACCGCAAGCCCGACGCCGGCATTGCCGGCAGCCGTCTGGAACATCCGGATGGCAAAGGTCAGGCCTGCGCTTTCCGCTTTCCCTCGATTGCCAATGAATTCGAAAGCGAGGCGAAGCTGGGGCCGGTTACCCGCCTGCTCGGACGCTGGCGTATCGCTCCGGATATGCCGCGGGAGCCAAGCCGGATCGACTGGGTCTCCGGAGCCAGCCTGATGGTCAGGACAGACGTCCTCGACCAGATCGGCACCCTCGATGAAGGATATTTCCTGTATTACGAGGAAGTGGATTTCTGCATTCGGGCAGCGCGCGCCGGATGGTCCTGCTGGCATGTGCCGCAAAGCCGCATCATTCACCTGGTCGGCCAGTCGACGGGCGTGACACGACACGTCAAACCATCCAGGCGACCAGCCTACTGGTTCGAGTCCCGGCGGCGTTACCATCTCAAGCATCATGGAGCCGTCTTCTCGGTCCTCTCGGACCTTGCCTGGCTTTGCGGACACATCGCCTGGCGCATCCGGCTTCTCGCCGAAGGCAAGAGCTCCAGCGGGCCGCCGCATCTGCTGCAGGATTTCATCCGGCACTCGGGGCCGTTTCGCGGGATCTGACCGCTTTCACAAGCAACACCCGGCTCAAATGATGCCCGGTCTGGCCATCAATATTTCCAATGCCGCCGCCGACTTGTTGATGTCGTGCCGTTCAAGCGCCCGCCGCCGCCCCGCCTCGCCCTTGCGGAACAACTCAACATCGCTCGCGAACAACGCCTGCCGCATTGCGCCGGTCAATGCCTCCAGGTCGCCGGCTGGAACGAGCCAGCCATTGTCCGGTTGAACAAGCTCCGGGATGCCGGCGACATAGGTCGAGATCACCGGGCGCTTCAACGCCATGCTTTCCATCAGCACGACGGGAAGGCCTTCCGCGAAGCTTGGCAAAACCAGAGCCTTGGCGCGAAGAATTTCGTTGCGCACATCGTCCTGCGAGATCATGCCCATCAGTACGACCGTGCCGCCGAGTCCGAGCCGTTCGATCTCGCGTCCGATTTCGGCCCGCAACGGGCCATCGCCGACAAGAACGAGTTCGAAATGCGTCCCCTCGGCCCGCAGGTTGGCCGCCGCCTGAAGCAGAAGGAGATGGCCTTTTTGCTCGGAGAGCCGCGCGACGCAGACAAGACGCGGATCGGAGCGGTTTAGCTCCACATCATCGCTCAGATAACGCTGGTCGATGCCGCAATGGACCACTTCGATCTTCCGCCAGTCTCCAAGGTCGGCCCAGCGCAGTAGCTGGCTGCGGCCGTAGGAGCTGACGGCGACCACAAACGACGACGCCCGGATCTTGTCGCCAAGCCCCAGGGTCTCAGGCCGATCGAACTCCTCCGGCCCGTGCACGGTGAAACTGAACTTCATGCCGCCGATCTCATGCGCCAATGTCGCGACCGTCGCGGGGTTGGTGCCAAAATGCACATGCAGGTGATCGATCTTATCCCTGCGGCACCAATCGGCCAGGATCATCGCCTCCCAGAAATAGACCAGGTGGTGCAGGTAACGCCCTCCGGACGTCCTCGCGAACCGGAGCGCAATTCCCAAGGCTTTCAACGAGGGACCGGGGCGGGCAAGCGCTTGGCGAACGACGCTTGCGAAGGCCCTTATCATCGGAGTCCGCAGGATATGGCGGGTGCGGCGGGCTTCCCCGATATCCTCGGGATCCTTCAATGCGCCGCGAAAGGGGCGTATCGCATATCTTTCGACCCGATGCCCCCTCGCCTCAAGCGCCACGATTTCGCGCCGTATGAACGTGTGGCTCGGCGCCGGATATTGGTTGGTGAAATACGCAATCCGCATTCCACAAGCGCCCCTTCATATTTGCCTATCGCCGGCAATTCCCCTTGGATCAGGTATAGCAAAAAGGGTTTCACGGGCTCAGTGCAACAAAGAGCTTAGGAGCGCTGCATCGGCTTCCACCAAAGAGGTAAATTTACACCAGCGAGCCGAAATTATACAGACAGTATAGAGGCTTATCACGTTCCGGGGCCGAGATCGCGACAGATGACCACCGATAAACCAATGGCCGGGGGATACGCGCACATGGACATGGATATCCAAATGCACCGCGGCGGCTATTCCGGGCTCGGAGCTGATGTCTGCGTCGTTGTGATCGGACGTAACGAGGGGCAGCGTCTCATCGACTGCCTCAATTCGCTGAAGAACCATCGCGAGCGTACGATCTACGTGGATTCAGCCTCGTCGGACGGCAGCGTCGAGGCGGCCGCTAAACTCTGCGCAGAGGTCTTGCCGCTCGACATGGCAATTCCATTCACGGCGGCGCGTGCGCGCAATGCAGGTTTTGATGCTGTCATGCAACGCTGGCCCGACACGGCCTTTGTGCAGTTCCTGGATGGGGACTGCGAACTTGACTCCAGGTGGATCGCCACGGCCACAACCTTCCTGGTCATGCGCAAGGATGTCGCGCTGGTCTTCGGAGATCGGCGCGAACGGCATCCCGACCGTACGATCTTCAACGCCATGTGCGACCGCGAATGGGAGGGCCTGCCCGGTGAAGTCCCGGCATGCGGCGGCGATATCCTCATCAGAGCCTCTGCCCTCAAGGATCTTGGCGGTTACTCCAACGAGCTGATCGCGGGAGAGGAACCGGAACTTTGCGTGCGTCTGCGCGAAAGAGGCTGGAAGATCTGGCGCCTTCCCTGCGAAATGACGCGTCACGATGCGGACATAAGCCGCCTGAGCCAATGGTGGCGGAGAAGCGTGCGTTGCGGGCATGCCTATGCGCAAGTGTCCCATCTCCATCGGAAATCTCCGTCCAGGATATGGGCCAGGAATTTCCAACGCGCGGTTTTCTGGGGCGGTTTGGTACCACTGGCGGCGATCGTCGGCACGGTTCTCGATCCTGTAGGCCTCGCGCTACTGCTGGCCTATCCGCTTCAGATCCTGCGCCTGGCGTTCAGAACCGCATCCAAACCAGGTGATAGATGGATCTTCGCCACGTTCGATGTCCTCGGCAAATTCGCGGAAATGCAGGGCATCGCTCAGTTTTATGTGAACCGGCTGATCAATCGCCAACAGCGGATCATCGAATATAAATAGTAGCCATTGCTGAACTCCGGCGCGGCGGTTGTCCGCCGCTACTGGCGCGACCCTAGAACCCGCATCTTTTTGATCTCGACGGAGGTCTGCATGACCGGGTATGGCAGCCCGGTTCCCATGCTTTTCATCCCTGCCTTGGCCATCGGAGAAAACTCCCACTCCATGCCCGCGCCTCGTCTCAGAAGTGCGGCGCAGAGACCAGAGAACGGCCAGTAGATATAGGGAATGATCGAAACGCTGCTGGTGGTCGCGATGGTGAAAAGCATGGCGGCTAGGAGCGCAAGCACGCCCTCATAGCTGACGATATCCGATTTGCTCGTCCAGAACAGAGCACCGAGTTTGACGGCGAGCACTCCGAAGAACACCGCAAACAACAGCAGGCCGATCAATCCATAATGGAGTGAAATCTGCAGGTAGGTGTTCACCACGTCCACGATGCCCTGCCCCTGGATCATCGTTTGCATCTCCGGCTCGCGCACGAACGTGTCCGATCCGAAAAGCGGATAGCGCTCGATGACGATAATCGAGTTTTCGAAAAGCCTGGAGCGATAGGTCTCGCTGCCCTTGTCGGCGGAACCGACAAATGGAAGCAGATTGGTAAACCGGTCGAT
This region includes:
- a CDS encoding phosphopantetheine-binding protein, producing the protein MSLTHGKLIGYLRESLNIAHADSESELFSSGLLDSVSMVNLLAFVEQTTGLAIRAEDVTLENFDTPSRIIRFAEASA
- a CDS encoding AMP-binding protein; the encoded protein is MNALTTNFYQLLADNLDARPGKPAIIDGHRAASYAAVAAEVDRLAGYLQSRNIRPGDRVIVHLRKSIAEVTAMFAIAKVGGVIVNVNTQWTVEQLEYVANDCGARLLIVEARVAEALGARKLPDTVDNVLVKGKLPADTIFDVWDHLPEDFSGDEIARLDTELAMIIYTSGSTGMPKGVMLTHRNIVAGARSVSRYLGLREDDRLLSVLPYSFDYGLNQLTTMMLMGGTVVHQAVPMATEIVLAMQRHRVTGVAAVPPLWSQIVRLLKDNPVEFPALRRITNSGGKISLNILEQIPRVFPDADIYLMYGLTEAFRSTYLSPQKFTRKMGAIGQAIPGAEVYVIKHGEGIAYPGEQGELVHRGPLVSLGYWGKPEITEQKIRPCPELWHLIGDEPVVYSGDIVRIDADGDLWFIGRNDAMIKTSGFRVSPDEIEDLVCRSGVVAEAVAFGVDDEELGQTVHVAITPIGEFDEEALLRYCRRAMPSYMVPRQFHVWAEGMPRTSSGKLARPDVVRLSRECMQGGEIVLSAPPPAVPVKVTETRENLQ
- a CDS encoding serine O-acetyltransferase, which gives rise to MASLQAPPVPFGQLVRKDYERHGGTVLNAAFIALLVYRFGRWAGSRRSYMARRFFQKIYGAINMVVSTLTRVWIPAEVTLGEGFHIIHVEGSISIHPAVVIGKRCGIMHNVTIGTNMSAGAPKIGDDVFIGVNSTILGDIRIGDRVRIGANTAVSTDVPSDSIVVGSPARIYPRLGPFLSEHTKTDAGP
- a CDS encoding glycosyltransferase 61 family protein, whose translation is MPFPDIEAVAGDRWTIAPQTRRFIRPAKFLPHHLDRIKGAQFGTVAEVLKGFRGNYETTQEATVGYRLKDIDLIDGVLYGQKSSRSLRPRSRRLPVYVPPKRSTSGALFESWVGNRWFGNWLSDDCLTYPLADEYQTPVTTRPTRWDHEPQYTQKLDLKAIYVDDVHFDEVILFRDKGQNEGKKKRADQVREKLLASAPPFSVHPGVFILRGKRGDSRLLSNESEIAEQFVSKYGFRIIDPVASSVDDIIHACAGARVVAGVEGSHLVHGLMVMPPDSTLFVIQPADRVVSALKVITDRQGQGYAFVVGEGTCENFRVEWSDIDRTLEMVLA
- the epsE gene encoding exopolysaccharide biosynthesis GT4 family glycosyltransferase EpsE codes for the protein MGRRIGFFIPEFPGQTHIFLWREHEALSELGIEAQFVSTAPPPKAIASHAWADEARRGTDYLLPLGFGGALVAMAEIVRAGPRRVGRSLAAVFGAEIKSPVGRLRMLAILLVAGKLVRLARRGNWSHIHVHSCADAANVAAMASLLSGIPYSLTLHGPTLEGYGPNQRQKWKNAAFATVISKRLFNDIDVKLNGSKPSRIAIAPMGVDLEQIRRSRPYNPWKPGEPCRIFTCGRLNPVKGHDLLLQTVEILRRRDIDVRLQIAGEDEQGGSGYRRTLEALIAEKKLTGCVELLGAVSETRVRQGLEDAHIFVLASLNEGISVAIMEAMAMEMPVIVTDVGGNSELVDHGVDAMLVQAQRPEEMAIAIERVLLNDDLSRRLRQASRAKIAAKFHHRISAQAIASLLEHEEKHGDLILRNE
- a CDS encoding polysaccharide biosynthesis/export family protein codes for the protein MRGITSLAGLLLCLTFGDVAAQTAYRLQPGDTLQVWIAQEPELTREVVIAPDGWLSFPLAGHIQSAGLSLSELEAQLLDRLKTYFNDKPNLTIMLRPNTQNPQLIYVLGEVATPGAYPYRANMTVLHGLSVAGGVYRTALLAADQDRSVIVRRDVEHSQKRLQELKARIVRLEAELRGEKSIGTTEALAADPALAQEQSLLNARMEALSMEEKAQAQANQLTERNSLAMQEQVDTMTKRIDLAKRRLQSISGLVAKGVTEGSQQMVQEGTIAELEGQISRLTSEIAVAERTKMAELARYDSARQAQRTQLLVELNAAQREQEETAARLADSTRIMTIYGESAASSQQRERRQLGYHVVRTTNGETREFVATEMTPILPGDLLRVVYTDPTKTGDAGAGQPVARAEPRSSEVTRAAR